In Phoenix dactylifera cultivar Barhee BC4 chromosome 11, palm_55x_up_171113_PBpolish2nd_filt_p, whole genome shotgun sequence, the following are encoded in one genomic region:
- the LOC103714995 gene encoding probable DNA-3-methyladenine glycosylase 2 yields the protein MTQRPWPQPHPHPIPISPISRLPPPLRLSPPMGEQTLSQPHLSTAAAQESPSATAAVTGTAKIPFRPRKIRKVSSEGDPQLDSSSSSAPTKKAANSRAPLLRVVPRPLSAEGEIDTALRHLRVADPHLASVIDAQEPPTFQCLHPPFHSLARSILYQQLAVKAAASIYARFLALCGGEAGVVPEAVLALTPYQLRQIGVSSRKSSYLHDLARKYHDGILSDAAIVGMDDRSLFAMLTMVKGIGAWSVHMFMIFSLHRPDVLPVSDLGVRKGVQMLYGLEDIPRPSQMEQLCERWRPYRSVGAWYMWRLLESRGTPTMASMGSGTGVAITGGGEGPGGGATPQQTQLIDPIQMLPNLG from the coding sequence ATGACCCAACGCCCCTGGCCGCAACCCCACCCGCACCCgatccccatctccccgatcTCACGCCTACCTCCTCCTCTCCGTCTTTCTCCACCCATGGGGGAACAAACCCTCTCCCAGCCCCACctctccaccgccgccgcccaAGAATCCCCCTCTGCCACCGCCGCCGTCACCGGCACCGCAAAGATCCCCTTCCGCCCTCGAAAGATCCGGAAGGTCTCGTCGGAGGGAGACCCCCAACTggactcctcttcctcctccgccCCCACCAAGAAGGCGGCCAACAGCCGCGCCCCCCTCCTCCGGGTCGTCCCCCGGCCGCTCTCCGCCGAGGGCGAGATCGACACCGCCCTCCGCCACCTCCGGGTGGCGGACCCCCATCTCGCCTCCGTGATCGACGCCCAAGAACCCCCGACCTTCCAGTGTCTCCACCCGCCCTTCCACTCCCTCGCCCGCAGCATCCTCTACCAGCAGCTCGCCGTTAAGGCCGCCGCCTCCATCTACGCCCGCTTCCTCGCCCTCTGCGGCGGCGAAGCCGGCGTCGTCCCCGAGGCCGTCCTCGCCCTCACCCCCTACCAGCTCCGCCAGATCGGCGTCTCCAGCCGCAAGTCCAGCTACCTCCATGACCTCGCCCGCAAGTACCACGACGGCATCCTCTCCGACGCCGCCATCGTCGGCATGGACGACCGCTCCCTCTTCGCCATGCTCACCATGGTCAAGGGCATTGGCGCCTGGTCCGTCCACATGTTCATGATCTTCTCCCTCCACCGTCCCGACGTCCTCCCTGTCAGCGACCTCGGCGTCCGCAAGGGCGTCCAGATGCTCTATGGCCTCGAGGATATCCCCCGCCCGTCCCAGATGGAGCAGCTTTGTGAGCGCTGGCGGCCCTACCGCTCCGTCGGCGCCTGGTACATGTGGCGCCTCCTGGAGAGCAGGGGCACCCCCACTATGGCTTCCATGGGCAGTGGGACTGGTGTGGCTATCactggaggaggagaaggaccaGGAGGAGGAGCTACGCCACAGCAGACTCAGCTCATTGACCCTATCCAGATGCTCCCGAATCTAGGGTGA
- the LOC103714994 gene encoding zinc-finger homeodomain protein 6 yields the protein MDFTNQDEDIGMPSSLGYNHPPPISGSAFSKPSPSSSLLSPSPRPGYRNDKVFGDTPTPPPLNPPIHPHPSHYLGKDPDPDAAIPTVPPSPIASASSGRTPATAIESAARYRECLRNHAAAIGGHVVDGCGEFMPSGDVGTPDALKCAACGCHRSFHRREVDGDPNAGSSSYYRGVARLPILLPPPHPLAHHHRPYPLGFPPSPSHAAPGSSSVAVAFGGNTSGSGGTTTESSSEERMNAGAPPPGLASKKRFRTKFTAEQKEKMLAFAESVGWRIHKQDEALVQQVCAEVGVRRQVLKVWMHNNKHTIRRQPQQQPQQEEQQQQHEQQP from the coding sequence ATGGACTTCACGAATCAAGATGAAGATATAGGGATGCCCAGTTCTTTGGGTTACAACCACCCTCCTCCCATCAGTGGATCCGCCTTCTCAaagccctccccctcctcctctctcctctctcctagtCCTAGACCTGGTTATAGAAACGACAAGGTGTTCGGCGACACCCCAACGCCGCCACCCCTCAACCCACCCATACATCCCCATCCATCTCACTACCTCGGAAAAGACCCCGATCCAGATGCTGCCATCCCCACCGTACCGCCTTCACCCATAGCGTCGGCCAGCAGCGGAAGGACCCCGGCGACTGCAATAGAATCCGCTGCACGCTATCGCGAGTGCCTCCGCAACCACGCGGCCGCCATCGGCGGCCACGTCGTCGACGGCTGCGGCGAGTTCATGCCCTCCGGCGACGTCGGCACGCCAGACGCCTTGAAGTGCGCCGCCTGCGGCTGCCACCGGAGCTTCCACCGCAGGGAGGTCGACGGCGATCCCAATGCCGGATCCTCCTCCTACTACCGCGGCGTCGCCCGCCTCCCCATCCTACTCCCCCCGCCTCACCCCCTGGCCCACCACCACAGGCCGTATCCCTTGGGCTTCCCCCCAAGCCCCTCCCATGCGGCGCCGGGGTCGTCGTCGGTGGCGGTGGCGTTCGGCGGCAACACCAGCGGCAGCGGCGGGACGACGACGGAGTCGTCGAGCGAGGAGAGGATGAACGCCGGGGCGCCGCCACCGGGGTTGGCGTCCAAGAAAAGGTTCCGGACAAAGTTCACGGCGGAGCAAAAGGAGAAGATGCTGGCGTTCGCGGAAAGCGTCGGGTGGCGGATCCACAAGCAAGATGAGGCCTTGGTCCAGCAAGTCTGCGCCGAGGTCGGTGTCCGAAGGCAAGTTCTGAAAGTTTGGATGCACAACAACAAGCACACCATCAGAAGGCAACCCCAGCAGCAACCGCAACAGgaggagcagcagcagcaacacgAGCAGCAGCCTTGA